A window from Setaria italica strain Yugu1 chromosome VIII, Setaria_italica_v2.0, whole genome shotgun sequence encodes these proteins:
- the LOC101771047 gene encoding jasmonic acid-amido synthetase JAR1 — MPTFSCEEAINEFEALTRDAGRVQQDTLKRILELNADAEYLNHFGLNGRTDVQSYKSCIPLCVHSDLEPYIQRIADGDSSPLLTGKPVISLSLSSGTTGGKPKFVPFNDELLENTLQICQTSYAFRNREYPIGKGKALQFVYSSKQMVTKGGILATTATTNLYRRPRYKEGMKDMQTQCCSPDEVVFGPDFNQSLYCHLLYGLVYSDEICQVFAPFAHSLVRAFQTFEEVWEDLCADIRDGVLSEKVTVPSIREAVAKILKPNPELADSIHKKCMGLSNWYGVIPALWPNAKYVYGIMTGSMEPYVKKLRHYAGHLPLISADYGASEGWVGANINPTVPPEKVTYAVLPQTGYFEFIPLEKPNAEETENSASIHYIESDPVGLTEVEIGKIYEVVMTTFGGLYRYRLGDVVKVVGFHNSTPELQFICRRSLVLSINIDKNTEKDVQLAVEEAGKLLEAEKLEIVDFTSSVEKSSDPGRYVIFWELSSDASEDVLQSCANCLDLAFVDGGYLGSRKTKAIGPLELRVLKKGTFKEILDHFVSLGCAVGQFKTPRFVNPMNTKVLQILTSSTTKSYFSTAYGV, encoded by the exons ATGCCGACCTTCAGCTGTGAAGAGGCTATCAACGAGTTTGAGGCGTTAACACGCGATGCTGGACGCGTGCAGCAGGATACACTGAAAAGGATCCTTGAGTTGAATGCTGATGCTGAATATCTGAACCACTTTGGGCTCAATGGGAGGACGGATGTACAGAGCTACAAATCATGCATCCCGCTGTGCGTTCACAGTGATCTTGAGCCATATATCCAAAGGATTGCTGATGGTGATAGCTCCCCACTGCTCACTGGGAAGCCCGTCATCTCCCTGTCTCTCAG TTCTGGTACAACAGGGGGAAAGCCCAAGTTCGTGCCATTTAATGATGAATTGCTTGAGAACACACTTCAAATATGCCAGACTTCTTATGCATTTAGGAACCG AGAATATCCCATAGGCAAAGGAAAGGCCTTGCAGTTTGTCTATAGTAGCAAGCAAATGGTAACAAAAGGTGGCATCCTTGCTACAACTGCAACAACAAACTTGTACAGGAGGCCACGCTACAAGGAAGGGATGAAGGATATGCAGACCCAGTGCTGCAGTCCTGATGAAGTTGTTTTTGGCCCTGACTTTAACCAGTCCTTATACTGCCACTTGCTCTATGGATTGGTATACTCTGACGAGATCTGTCAGGTGTTCGCACCATTTGCTCACAGCTTAGTCCGTGCATTTCAAACATTTGAGGAGGTTTGGGAAGATTTATGTGCTGATATAAGGGATGGTGTTCTCTCAGAGAAAGTTACAGTGCCATCGATTCGTGAAGCCGTTGCGAAGATCCTGAAGCCCAACCCCGAACTTGCTGACTCGATCCACAAGAAGTGTATGGGCTTGAGCAACTGGTATGGAGTAATCCCTGCCCTCTGGCCAAATGCAAAGTATGTCTACGGCATCATGACAGGATCCATGGAGCCATATGTAAAGAAATTGAGACATTATGCTGGTCACTTACCACTCATAAGTGCAGACTACGGTGCATCTGAAGGATGGGTTGGCGCTAACATAAACCCCACAGTGCCACCTGAAAAGGTGACATATGCTGTACTCCCTCAGACTGGTTATTTCGAGTTCATTCCTTTGGAGAAACCAAATGCAGAGGAGACGGAGAACAGTGCCTCCATTCATTACATAGAATCAGATCCAGTTGGCCTGACTGAAGTCGAGATTGGCAAAATCTATGAAGTTGTAATGACTACCTTTGGAG GTCTGTACCGCTACAGGCTAGGAGATGTTGTGAAGGTAGTGGGCTTCCACAACTCAACACCTGAGCTCCAGTTCATCTGCCGCAGAAGCCTGGTCCTGAGCATCAACATCGACAAGAACACTGAGAAAGACGTCCAGCTGGCTGTTGAGGAGGCAGGAAAGCTCCTGGAAGCAGAGAAGCTGGAGATTGTGGATTTCACTAGCTCCGTGGAGAAGTCAAGCGATCCTGGCCGCTACGTCATCTTCTGGGAGCTGAGCTCCGATGCGAGCGAGGACGTCTTACAAAGCTGCGCAAACTGCTTGGACCTAGCCTTCGTCGATGGAGGCTATCTGGGTTCGAGGAAGACCAAGGCCATTGGCCCCCTGGAGCTGCGGGTTCTGAAGAAGGGAACCTTCAAGGAGATCCTAGATCACTTCGTGAGCCTTGGTTGTGCTGTGGGTCAGTTCAAGACGCCTCGGTTCGTCAACCCGATGAACACCAAGGTCCTGCAGATACTGACTAGCAGCACCACCAAAAGTTACTTCAGTACTGCCTATGGGGTCTGA
- the LOC111258333 gene encoding aspartic proteinase nepenthesin-2-like → MEMKVMTALAIITPLFLHHLSFTIADHTRAFSNSSAGFSLPIFAKQSPDRTIRRGTDGFLYLQHSLSASAANITTVGPVDDRLHLTEVHFGTGDGRRKLLLELDATAPLTWIQCIPCHPVATQTGPLFDGELSPTFQHVHSSVCTPPFHPDPTIHRCQFSISNPMGLLVQGLLSVDQYTREDGLVFPRFFFGCVHETHNFHNINTFAGIFAYRKFAVQAMANRLTRSSYCLFRETNRQGFLRFGTEADIPHKPHYQTTRILPANDVHESAYYVSLAGVSVGERRLSGVRPEMFARRKDGQGGSIIDLGTPLMEIVEEVYHVVEEAVWSDLERYGAERVEQAGYGLCIQATEAIKGRLQSLSLHFAEEEATLVISPKQLFLMMDNKQAGQIACLAMVPGPRTIIGALQQVDTRFVYDLKDNKLSFAPESCIQDTVPVV, encoded by the coding sequence ATGGAGATGAAGGTCATGACCGCTCTTGCTATCATCACTCCCCTATTCTTACACCACCTCTCTTTCACCATTGCCGACCACACAAGAGCGTTCTCCAATAGCTCGGCCGGTTTTAGCCTCCCAATCTTCGCCAAGCAGAGCCCTGACCGCACCATCCGTCGCGGCACAGACGGCTTCCTGTATTTGCAGCACAGCCTCAGCGCCTCGGCGGCCAACATCACCACCGTAGGCCCGGTGGACGACCGCCTACACCTCACGGAAGTCCACTTTGGCACCGGTGATGGGAGACGGAAGCTCCTTCTCGAGCTTGACGCCACGGCCCCTTTGACATGGATTCAGTGCATACCGTGTCATCCGGTGGCCACCCAGACGGGGCCTCTGTTCGACGGGGAGCTCTCGCCAACCTTCCAACATGTCCACTCCAGCGTTTGCACGCCGCCCTTCCACCCCGACCCCACCATACATCGTTGTCAATTCAGCATCTCTAATCCGATGGGCCTCTTGGTCCAAGGCCTCCTCTCAGTCGACCAATACACAAGAGAAGATGGCCTTGTGTTCCCACGGTTCTTCTTCGGCTGCGTCCATGAGACCCATAACTTCCATAACATCAATACATTCGCCGGCATTTTCGCATACAGGAAGTTTGCGGTGCAGGCCATGGCAAACAGGCTAACCCGCTCATCCTACTGCCTCTTTCGGGAAACAAACCGTCAGGGCTTCCTCCGGTTTGGAACCGAAGCCGACATCCCACACAAGCCGCACTACCAGACCACTAGGATCCTGCCGGCGAATGACGTGCACGAGTCAGCGTACTACGTGAGCCTCGCCGGAGTCAGTGTCGGCGAGCGCAGGCTCAGCGGGGTTCGCCCAGAGATGTTTGCCCGCCGTAAGGATGGGCAAGGTGGGTCCATCATCGACCTCGGAACGCCGCTGATGGAAATAGTCGAGGAGGTGTACCACGTCGTCGAGGAGGCCGTGTGGTCAGACCTTGAGCGCTATGGAGCGGAGCGAGTGGAGCAGGCCGGCTATGGGCTCTGCATCCAGGCGACGGAGGCAATCAAGGGGCGCCTCCAATCCCTATCGCTTCATTTCGCGGAGGAGGAAGCAACGCTGGTGATCTCACCAAAGCAGCTGTTCTTGATGATGGATAACAAACAAGCAGGGCAGATTGCGTGCCTCGCCATGGTACCGGGACCCCGGACCATCATCGGCGCATTGCAGCAAGTGGATACGAGGTTCGTTTATGACCTAAAGGATAACAAGCTTTCCTTTGCACCAGAGTCATGCATCCAGGACACTGTCCCGGTCGTTTGA